From one Actinomyces sp. Marseille-P3109 genomic stretch:
- a CDS encoding phosphotransferase, with protein MTQKPEMNGMLSTLRAIPGLRRAWPEHRDSGSTSVSIECVDGKGRLRAGHVTAGAAPDLLPYATDPALPALSARLTGALVVHRAGRRAVVMEETRVRKIVRPHRAAALVRAHTTAASLLRITGLRTPRILDSSDDIDDVIDLELLPGRSLDALGDTGLPAWRRLADSWAHLAHGEADLPVHGPRQEAEVLRRWCASAQRHGVIDQPALLHEQVVDTCLSLREDDGVRIIAHRDLHDGQLLWDGIELSLLDLDTAATAEAALDLGNLWAHADLMAVRGRLGPEAHAQVRGLLDNMARTLPTTADRLETYYRSSALRLVFVHAFRPAAHQWLPVWVHHCLGNASPFAPLNLSNDWNNS; from the coding sequence ATGACACAGAAACCAGAGATGAACGGCATGCTGAGCACGCTGCGCGCGATCCCAGGGCTGCGCCGCGCCTGGCCCGAGCACCGGGACTCGGGCTCCACGAGCGTGAGCATCGAGTGCGTCGACGGCAAGGGCCGTCTGCGCGCCGGGCACGTCACCGCCGGAGCGGCTCCCGACCTGCTGCCCTATGCCACTGACCCGGCCCTGCCGGCCCTATCCGCGCGCCTGACCGGAGCGCTCGTCGTCCACCGCGCCGGCCGCCGCGCAGTGGTGATGGAGGAGACGCGGGTCCGCAAGATCGTGCGGCCGCACCGGGCCGCAGCACTGGTGCGAGCGCACACGACAGCCGCCTCGCTCCTGAGGATCACTGGCCTGCGCACCCCCCGGATCCTGGATAGCAGTGACGACATCGACGACGTCATCGACCTCGAGCTGTTGCCCGGCCGCAGCCTTGACGCGCTCGGCGACACCGGTCTGCCCGCGTGGAGGCGCCTGGCGGACTCCTGGGCCCACCTGGCCCACGGCGAGGCGGACCTGCCCGTCCACGGGCCGCGTCAGGAGGCCGAGGTGCTGCGCCGATGGTGTGCCTCCGCCCAACGCCACGGCGTCATCGACCAGCCGGCTCTCCTGCACGAGCAGGTGGTGGACACCTGCCTGAGCCTGCGGGAGGACGACGGAGTGCGCATCATCGCCCACCGCGACCTCCACGACGGTCAGCTTCTGTGGGACGGAATCGAGCTGTCCCTGCTCGACCTGGACACCGCGGCCACGGCCGAGGCGGCCCTCGACCTGGGCAACCTCTGGGCCCATGCGGACCTCATGGCGGTTCGGGGCCGGCTCGGTCCCGAGGCCCACGCACAGGTCCGCGGGCTGCTCGACAACATGGCCCGCACGCTGCCCACGACGGCGGATCGTCTGGAGACCTACTACCGCTCGTCGGCGCTGCGACTCGTCTTCGTCCACGCCTTCCGGCCCGCTGCCCACCAGTGGCTGCCCGTCTGGGTGCACCACTGCCTGGGGAACGCCTCGCCTTTCGCCCCCCTCAACCTCAGCAACGATTGGAACAACTCATGA